Proteins encoded together in one Methanolobus chelungpuianus window:
- a CDS encoding DNA-directed DNA polymerase II small subunit: MKQADVLTAFIEEGYQISPEAVELICAHCSPRELVSHVLRTIDMSVLVIGIEHIDLESFAPDKYRLDKLQPDKPGKPDNPNILTLQSSAPISSVLVSDPEPLPLGPVLSCSPSGYSVPLRSRDPGAAVRHPGNNPVTVLSDISDNSTCVGEYMEFVQYFRNRYSRLSDIIRSRVNARPIESLKKSRSAASSVNRRGNGEQSELSIIGMISDIKSTSNGHKVLEVEDPTGIFSVLVRTADKELFEQAMHLVLDEVVGFTGTLTNDGKLMIAQKIILPDLPNTMSRKSGTHGKAVLTSDVHIGSSTFLEEPWEHFIDFLKGNTDNEALAGISREVRYLLVAGDLVDGVGIYPGQEKELNIEDIYDQYRRAAEYFDEVPKHISIVISPGNHDAVRQAEPQPKLPERIRADFPENVTFVGNPAMVDLDGARVLLYHGRSIDDLVASVPGVSYHAPTKGMVEMMKFRHLSPIYGSRVSIAPEKQDHFVLNQVPDILHCGHVHTLGVEWYKNVLLINSGTWQSQTEFQKRMNVVPTPAQVPVVDLSTFKTTILKFDD, translated from the coding sequence ATGAAACAAGCCGATGTCCTTACAGCTTTCATAGAAGAAGGCTACCAGATAAGTCCCGAGGCAGTGGAGCTGATATGTGCCCATTGCTCTCCCAGAGAGCTTGTAAGCCATGTGCTCAGGACCATCGATATGTCGGTCCTTGTAATCGGAATTGAACATATCGATCTCGAATCCTTCGCTCCCGATAAGTATAGGCTCGATAAGCTTCAGCCTGATAAGCCTGGCAAGCCAGATAACCCTAACATACTCACATTACAATCCTCGGCACCCATATCCTCTGTCCTTGTAAGTGATCCTGAGCCGCTGCCCCTTGGCCCTGTTCTTTCCTGCAGTCCTTCAGGTTATTCTGTTCCTCTAAGGTCCCGTGATCCCGGGGCTGCAGTCAGGCATCCGGGCAATAATCCGGTGACTGTGCTTTCCGATATCTCTGACAATTCCACATGTGTAGGCGAGTACATGGAGTTTGTCCAGTATTTCAGGAACCGCTACAGCAGGCTGAGTGACATCATTCGCTCCCGCGTTAATGCAAGGCCCATAGAGAGCCTGAAAAAGAGCCGCTCTGCAGCCAGCTCTGTCAACAGGCGCGGTAATGGTGAGCAAAGCGAGCTCTCCATAATCGGCATGATATCCGATATCAAAAGCACAAGCAATGGACACAAGGTCCTTGAGGTGGAGGACCCTACAGGTATATTCTCGGTGCTTGTGCGCACGGCAGACAAGGAACTCTTCGAGCAGGCCATGCATCTTGTACTGGACGAGGTCGTGGGTTTTACAGGCACTCTCACAAACGACGGCAAACTGATGATAGCGCAGAAGATCATCCTTCCGGACCTGCCGAACACCATGTCCAGGAAAAGCGGCACTCACGGGAAAGCGGTGCTGACGTCTGATGTACACATAGGCAGCTCCACATTCCTTGAAGAGCCCTGGGAGCATTTCATCGATTTCCTAAAAGGGAATACCGACAATGAGGCACTTGCAGGTATCTCCAGGGAGGTGCGCTACCTGCTTGTGGCAGGTGACCTCGTGGACGGGGTTGGTATATATCCGGGACAGGAAAAGGAACTGAACATCGAGGATATATATGACCAGTACAGAAGGGCCGCCGAGTACTTTGACGAAGTCCCGAAACATATAAGCATTGTAATCTCCCCTGGTAACCATGATGCGGTGCGCCAGGCCGAACCCCAGCCGAAACTTCCGGAGCGCATCAGGGCGGATTTCCCGGAGAATGTGACCTTCGTGGGTAATCCCGCAATGGTGGACCTGGACGGTGCCAGGGTGCTTTTATATCACGGTCGCTCCATTGACGATCTTGTGGCATCTGTCCCCGGCGTTTCATACCATGCGCCCACAAAGGGCATGGTGGAGATGATGAAGTTCAGGCACCTCTCTCCCATTTACGGGAGCCGCGTTTCCATTGCACCGGAGAAGCAGGACCATTTCGTGCTTAACCAGGTGCCCGACATCCTGCACTGCGGGCATGTGCACACCTTAGGCGTCGAGTGGTACAAGAACGTCCTGCTTATAAACTCAGGCACCTGGCAGTCCCAGACCGAGTTCCAGAAAAGGATGAATGTTGTCCCGACCCCGGCTCAGGTGCCGGTCGTGGATCTCTCGACCTTCAAGACAACGATACTGAAGTTCGATGACTGA
- a CDS encoding transglutaminase-like domain-containing protein, producing the protein MASLEEYLRPTPIIDWNHTAILKKAKEIAGDSKEPMEISRSCFEWVRDEIRHSHDYRMNPVTLKASEVLEHGTGYCYAKSHLLAALLRANSIPAGLCYQRLSRNDDGAPFCLHGLNAVYLEGIGWYRADPRGSKEGVNAQFCPPHEQLAYYIKAEGEADLPEIWADPLPVIVEALSRYNNYAELYDNMPDIPVISKKK; encoded by the coding sequence ATGGCATCACTTGAAGAGTATCTCAGACCGACACCTATCATAGACTGGAACCACACCGCTATCCTGAAGAAGGCAAAGGAGATCGCAGGGGACAGCAAGGAACCCATGGAAATATCCAGAAGCTGTTTTGAGTGGGTCCGGGACGAGATCAGGCACAGCCACGATTACCGGATGAACCCGGTCACGCTGAAGGCCTCGGAGGTTCTCGAGCATGGCACAGGCTACTGTTATGCAAAAAGTCACCTGCTGGCAGCCCTCCTCAGGGCAAACTCCATACCTGCAGGGCTCTGCTACCAGCGCCTGAGCAGGAACGATGACGGTGCTCCGTTTTGCCTGCACGGACTCAACGCCGTGTATCTGGAGGGGATCGGATGGTATCGTGCGGATCCCAGGGGAAGCAAGGAAGGAGTGAATGCACAGTTCTGCCCGCCCCACGAGCAGCTGGCGTATTATATAAAAGCAGAAGGAGAGGCTGACCTGCCAGAGATATGGGCGGACCCGCTTCCGGTCATTGTCGAAGCACTAAGCAGGTACAACAACTACGCTGAGCTTTATGACAATATGCCTGATATCCCTGTGATCTCAAAAAAGAAATAA
- a CDS encoding methylamine methyltransferase corrinoid protein reductive activase, producing the protein MYVISLDLGTSGFRSQLIDLEKQETVKTVITMGHPLPGGNVMDHLDFAIVTGADVAHRLMVETVKKILEKFEVEPESVLRIAVCGNPIQLSLFQNIEIRDLAYAGKNKQEALGVLDVKRDARVFPANDIFKGIFEMDNCEIIVPPAIKHEIGADALAMMLETDFINQKEPCLVTDYGTNAEMALKIGDRIMTASAAAGPAIEGQGIDCGMLAGPGAISDVNVENGYWRLTVLDGSLNPVKGPLVDPITGDTIETSDVVPKGITGTGVISTIALALKEGLIKKLPKLPNGKITLGDGIFIMDRDVEEVGKAIGAIRAAHMTLMVEAGMRYEDLRYSYMSGATGTYVDAEKARHIGSVPDFSQGIVQFGNTSIGLARKIAMDRSKLDEVIAVAKKIQADHVMMATSETFKEIYMCELASWQQGMPDEMYDQMLQMYGIPPFPSARKDVEIEKRVRKDIDDVGYLGLDIVKNIGIILEAPVVKCILCHQCEEECPEDALAIIEKDGGRFVDIDSQNCLGTSCRRCVMICPEQTINHSLLKIKEKE; encoded by the coding sequence ATGTATGTGATATCCCTGGACCTTGGAACAAGCGGTTTCAGGTCGCAACTGATAGACCTTGAGAAACAGGAGACCGTCAAAACGGTCATAACCATGGGTCATCCGCTACCCGGCGGGAATGTTATGGACCACCTGGACTTTGCCATTGTCACAGGAGCGGATGTGGCACACAGGCTCATGGTGGAGACCGTGAAGAAGATCCTGGAGAAGTTCGAGGTAGAGCCTGAAAGTGTCCTGCGCATCGCAGTGTGCGGAAATCCTATCCAGCTTTCCCTGTTCCAGAACATAGAGATCAGGGACCTTGCATACGCCGGAAAGAACAAGCAGGAGGCGCTTGGTGTCCTGGATGTCAAGAGGGATGCCAGGGTCTTTCCTGCAAACGATATCTTCAAAGGTATCTTTGAGATGGACAACTGCGAGATAATCGTTCCCCCTGCAATAAAGCATGAGATAGGCGCCGATGCACTGGCAATGATGCTGGAGACTGACTTTATAAACCAGAAAGAACCATGTTTAGTTACTGATTATGGCACCAACGCAGAAATGGCTCTGAAGATAGGCGACAGGATAATGACGGCAAGTGCGGCAGCAGGCCCGGCAATAGAAGGCCAGGGCATAGACTGCGGCATGCTTGCAGGTCCGGGTGCAATCAGCGATGTCAATGTCGAGAACGGCTACTGGAGGCTCACTGTGCTTGACGGAAGCCTTAATCCCGTGAAGGGACCTCTTGTGGATCCTATAACAGGAGACACCATCGAAACCTCGGATGTAGTACCAAAAGGCATTACGGGTACGGGAGTCATTTCTACCATTGCTCTTGCGCTTAAGGAGGGCCTTATCAAAAAGCTCCCCAAGCTCCCCAACGGGAAGATAACCCTTGGGGACGGGATCTTCATCATGGACAGGGACGTGGAGGAGGTCGGGAAGGCCATAGGGGCCATCCGGGCAGCGCACATGACACTCATGGTGGAGGCGGGAATGAGATACGAAGACCTCAGGTATTCTTACATGTCCGGTGCAACGGGCACCTATGTGGATGCTGAAAAGGCAAGACACATCGGCTCGGTGCCTGACTTCTCCCAGGGAATAGTCCAGTTCGGGAACACTTCCATCGGACTTGCGCGCAAGATAGCCATGGACCGCTCCAAGCTCGATGAGGTGATAGCGGTGGCAAAGAAGATACAGGCCGACCATGTGATGATGGCCACCAGCGAGACCTTCAAGGAGATCTACATGTGCGAGCTTGCTTCATGGCAGCAGGGCATGCCTGACGAGATGTACGACCAGATGCTGCAGATGTACGGGATTCCGCCATTCCCGTCAGCCCGTAAGGACGTGGAGATAGAGAAACGGGTCAGGAAGGATATCGATGATGTCGGCTACCTTGGACTTGACATTGTCAAGAACATCGGGATAATACTGGAAGCGCCTGTGGTAAAGTGCATACTGTGCCACCAGTGCGAGGAGGAGTGCCCTGAGGATGCGCTGGCCATTATCGAGAAGGACGGCGGTCGCTTCGTGGACATTGACAGCCAGAACTGCCTTGGTACAAGCTGCAGGCGCTGCGTGATGATCTGCCCCGAGCAGACGATAAACCATTCCCTTTTGAAGATAAAGGAAAAAGAGTGA
- the mfnA gene encoding tyrosine decarboxylase MfnA, translating into MNETGLSEEEIISLLGDAKSKDFSYDRVLSSMCTTPHAVAVKAHMQFIESNMGDFGLFKGTHAMEKEVIRMTGNMLHCPGAEGYLTTGGTESNIQAVRSMRNLHERKNSGPRLNVVVPASAHFSFDKISDVLDIEVRKASLDRDFKASAEAMASLIDENTVGLVAIAGSTEFGQVDPVEEISGLALKHGLPLHIDAAFGGFVLPFLEEKHAFDFSLQGVTSIAVDPHKMGLSTIPAGILLFRDFRHLDCLKAHAPYLTVDSQYTLTGTRSGAAVAATFAVMKFLGKEGYTATVSRCMEMTRYLIREASVLGVEPVIDPVMNVVTLKVPDPAFIRSTLSREYNWHVSITREPKALRLVIMPHMSRGMIDMFVSDLAKVVETVRHQRR; encoded by the coding sequence ATGAACGAAACCGGATTGAGTGAAGAAGAGATTATCTCCCTTCTTGGCGATGCGAAATCAAAGGACTTCAGCTACGATCGTGTCCTCAGTTCCATGTGCACCACTCCTCATGCCGTTGCTGTCAAAGCTCACATGCAATTCATTGAGTCCAATATGGGAGACTTTGGTCTTTTCAAAGGAACTCATGCAATGGAAAAGGAAGTTATACGGATGACCGGGAACATGCTTCACTGTCCCGGTGCAGAAGGCTATCTTACCACCGGAGGAACCGAGTCGAATATCCAGGCAGTACGTTCCATGAGAAATCTGCATGAGCGAAAAAATTCCGGCCCAAGGCTTAATGTCGTTGTGCCTGCTTCAGCTCACTTCTCCTTTGACAAGATCTCTGATGTCCTTGACATTGAAGTCAGGAAAGCTTCTCTGGACAGGGATTTTAAAGCCTCGGCGGAAGCAATGGCATCTCTCATAGATGAGAATACAGTTGGCCTTGTTGCAATTGCAGGTTCCACAGAATTCGGCCAGGTGGATCCTGTTGAGGAAATATCAGGACTTGCACTCAAACACGGCCTTCCCCTGCACATAGATGCAGCCTTCGGAGGTTTCGTGCTTCCCTTCCTTGAGGAAAAGCATGCATTTGACTTTTCCCTTCAGGGTGTCACCTCAATTGCGGTCGATCCCCATAAGATGGGCCTGAGCACAATTCCCGCAGGCATCCTGCTTTTCCGGGATTTCAGGCATCTTGACTGCCTTAAGGCTCATGCCCCCTATCTTACGGTAGACAGCCAGTACACTCTCACAGGTACCCGCAGCGGAGCAGCTGTTGCGGCTACTTTTGCAGTCATGAAGTTCCTGGGAAAAGAAGGCTATACAGCGACTGTCTCCAGATGCATGGAAATGACCCGTTATCTTATCAGGGAAGCTTCAGTACTGGGCGTTGAACCTGTCATCGATCCTGTAATGAATGTCGTAACTCTGAAAGTTCCTGATCCGGCTTTTATCAGGAGCACCCTTTCCAGGGAATACAACTGGCATGTTTCCATCACAAGAGAGCCAAAAGCGCTGCGCCTTGTGATAATGCCTCACATGAGCCGTGGGATGATCGATATGTTCGTTTCAGATCTGGCCAAAGTAGTGGAAACCGTCAGGCATCAGAGAAGATAA
- a CDS encoding TraB/GumN family protein, whose protein sequence is MNKSSNYDDSQGTPYMYSHNSASGSFDPENIETGHTVSSDRETGIEFVREIIPQPAGQVGADGPLPPTEIIIVGTAHVSEKSVREVNDTISRVKPDIVAVELCRARYESIKGNVQNAQIPVKELLKGGKIYFYIVHMLLAHIQKKFADQMGIQPGAEMIGAIEAAEASGAQVLLIDRNVQVTLQRFWSKMGFIEKIKMMGGLLAAVLGIGGTKNIDMDTITNQDIVSVLVEEFRGSSPNAVKVLIDERDAYMARNLLRAAGTGGKKIVAVVGAGHRAGIQRYLENPASLPKVEYDVEAPKKRFSLAKLLGFAIVGIAIATFILLLLSGVPFETMMVAFAWWFIINGVLSAAGALLARGHPYSVLTAFSVAWLTSLNPMMAAGWFAGLTEAKYRNPTTDDFKTLIDADSTSEMMSNNLFRVILVAALANLGSMAGTFLGVYVMLEVTGIDPKAMIQAGISAGLTALGLG, encoded by the coding sequence TTGAATAAGTCCAGTAATTATGATGATTCCCAGGGCACGCCTTACATGTACTCCCATAATAGTGCAAGCGGCAGCTTTGACCCTGAGAACATTGAAACGGGCCACACAGTTTCTTCTGACAGGGAAACGGGAATCGAGTTTGTCAGGGAGATCATCCCGCAGCCAGCAGGTCAGGTGGGAGCTGATGGGCCTCTTCCGCCGACGGAAATTATTATCGTCGGAACCGCCCACGTATCCGAAAAGAGTGTCAGGGAAGTCAATGACACCATAAGTCGTGTAAAACCCGATATTGTTGCTGTGGAATTATGCCGGGCCAGGTATGAGTCCATCAAGGGCAATGTGCAGAATGCCCAGATCCCTGTGAAAGAACTGCTCAAGGGGGGTAAGATCTACTTCTATATCGTGCACATGCTGCTCGCCCATATCCAGAAGAAGTTTGCTGACCAGATGGGTATCCAGCCCGGAGCCGAGATGATCGGAGCCATCGAGGCCGCGGAAGCCAGTGGTGCGCAGGTCCTGCTCATTGACAGGAATGTGCAGGTCACTCTCCAGCGTTTCTGGAGCAAGATGGGATTCATTGAGAAGATAAAGATGATGGGAGGCCTTCTTGCTGCAGTGCTGGGTATTGGCGGCACCAAGAACATAGATATGGATACAATCACCAACCAGGATATAGTATCGGTCCTTGTCGAGGAGTTCAGGGGCAGCTCCCCCAATGCTGTCAAGGTACTTATCGATGAGAGGGATGCCTACATGGCCAGGAACCTCTTGAGGGCCGCCGGCACCGGAGGAAAGAAGATCGTCGCTGTTGTAGGGGCAGGTCACAGGGCCGGCATCCAGCGTTATCTTGAGAATCCGGCCTCCCTTCCCAAGGTGGAATATGACGTCGAAGCTCCAAAGAAACGCTTCAGCCTTGCCAAGCTGCTGGGATTTGCCATCGTAGGTATTGCCATTGCGACCTTTATACTGCTCCTGCTGTCAGGCGTTCCGTTTGAGACGATGATGGTCGCCTTTGCCTGGTGGTTCATCATCAACGGCGTGCTCAGTGCAGCAGGCGCCCTGCTTGCCAGGGGACATCCGTACTCCGTGCTCACGGCCTTTTCGGTGGCCTGGCTGACATCCCTGAATCCCATGATGGCTGCAGGCTGGTTCGCAGGACTCACCGAGGCGAAGTACCGCAATCCCACAACTGATGATTTCAAGACTTTGATAGATGCTGACTCCACCAGCGAGATGATGAGCAACAACCTCTTCAGGGTCATACTGGTGGCAGCACTGGCAAACCTCGGTAGCATGGCCGGCACATTCCTGGGAGTCTACGTGATGCTTGAAGTCACAGGAATAGACCCTAAGGCAATGATACAGGCAGGGATAAGTGCAGGTCTGACAGCCTTGGGACTGGGATGA
- a CDS encoding CBS domain-containing protein, producing MRTSLKIGTIIGIPVKLHITFLLIMPVFAFVFATTVPPLGFAGTASPAMVYVLSLITTILLFTCVLLHELGHSYIAKGFGVEIKDITLLLFGGVSSMEEIPRVPSQELKMAFAGPFVSFVIGVALLLFNVLLASYMAGYSATSVFLMLNILGSINIVLGLFNLLPAFPMDGGRLLRAWYAKRMSYVKATHYAASFGKMFAFLMGIFGLFFNPWLILIAFFVYIGASEEDRATTVTVLLERYKVREIMSPEVVGVSPDINVEELSKFMFEKKHLGYPVLKGNSLKGIVTFTDIRNIPPHERYAKLVSDIMTRDIISVNPQDPASEAFKVMTRNNIGRVLVVDNGELVGILSRSDLMRAMMLLNE from the coding sequence ATGAGGACATCTTTAAAGATCGGGACTATAATAGGGATACCTGTCAAACTCCACATTACCTTCTTGCTGATAATGCCTGTCTTTGCCTTTGTTTTTGCCACAACGGTACCTCCTTTGGGTTTTGCAGGAACTGCCTCTCCGGCCATGGTCTATGTCCTGTCACTGATAACAACGATCCTGCTCTTTACCTGCGTGCTGCTGCATGAGCTGGGACATTCATATATTGCCAAAGGTTTCGGCGTGGAGATCAAGGACATAACCCTGCTGCTCTTTGGAGGTGTCTCTTCCATGGAGGAGATCCCAAGGGTACCTTCCCAGGAACTGAAGATGGCCTTTGCGGGCCCCTTTGTAAGCTTTGTGATAGGGGTCGCGTTGCTGCTGTTTAATGTGCTGCTGGCTTCCTATATGGCAGGCTACTCTGCCACCTCGGTGTTCCTCATGCTCAACATCCTGGGTTCCATCAATATCGTACTTGGGCTTTTCAACCTGCTGCCGGCTTTCCCCATGGACGGCGGGCGCCTTCTCAGGGCATGGTATGCAAAGAGGATGAGCTATGTCAAGGCCACTCACTATGCGGCCTCCTTCGGAAAGATGTTTGCCTTCCTCATGGGAATATTCGGCCTGTTCTTTAATCCCTGGCTCATCCTGATAGCGTTCTTCGTTTACATCGGTGCTTCAGAGGAGGACAGGGCCACCACAGTCACTGTGCTGCTGGAAAGATACAAAGTCAGGGAAATAATGTCCCCTGAGGTTGTCGGCGTCTCTCCTGACATCAACGTGGAAGAGCTTTCCAAATTCATGTTCGAGAAAAAACACCTGGGTTATCCCGTGCTCAAGGGTAATTCTTTAAAAGGGATTGTGACATTTACGGATATACGCAATATACCACCGCATGAGCGCTATGCAAAACTTGTGTCTGATATCATGACCAGGGACATTATATCTGTGAATCCCCAGGACCCTGCATCCGAGGCATTCAAGGTCATGACCCGGAACAATATCGGGCGTGTACTGGTAGTGGATAACGGGGAGCTTGTAGGGATACTCTCAAGATCGGACCTCATGCGGGCCATGATGTTGCTAAATGAATGA
- a CDS encoding signal peptidase I, whose protein sequence is MNLKESYKAFNESDNFFVSLTRDLVSVLIAVLAFASLSYLVFGMWTPMVAVESGSMEPHMNVGDIVFIQSIDRTQVVTYEEGTNDYTSFSSYGNVILYKPYGRDGVTPIIHRAMYHVEEGEPMWQGGPAAPHSGYITKGDNQVTNRYYDQQGQVSYMQPVKEEWVIGVAKYRIPYIGYLRLMLPSF, encoded by the coding sequence ATGAACCTTAAAGAATCCTATAAAGCCTTCAATGAGAGCGACAATTTCTTTGTGTCTCTCACCCGCGATCTTGTATCGGTATTGATAGCCGTTCTCGCGTTTGCATCTCTCTCCTATCTGGTATTCGGGATGTGGACACCCATGGTCGCCGTGGAATCGGGGAGCATGGAACCGCACATGAACGTCGGGGATATCGTTTTCATCCAGAGCATTGACCGGACACAGGTGGTGACATACGAAGAGGGCACGAACGATTATACTTCCTTCAGCAGCTACGGGAACGTCATCCTGTACAAGCCCTATGGCAGGGATGGTGTCACGCCCATAATCCACAGGGCCATGTATCATGTGGAAGAGGGCGAGCCCATGTGGCAAGGAGGACCTGCGGCGCCACATTCGGGTTATATCACCAAGGGAGACAACCAGGTGACAAACCGCTACTATGACCAGCAGGGCCAGGTCAGTTACATGCAGCCTGTGAAGGAAGAATGGGTCATCGGCGTGGCAAAGTACAGGATACCTTATATCGGATATCTCAGACTCATGCTGCCAAGTTTCTGA
- a CDS encoding ORC1-type DNA replication protein: MQNKSLDGLFQELLENEPIFKNKEVLRHSYTPDSLVHRDDQINGLASILVSALRGDTPSNILIYGKTGTGKTAVTRHVGIELERKGESLGLSCKVVYLNCEVIDTQYRLLANLSRQFGEDVPMTGWPTDQVFAKFKEAIDSEKQVIIIILDEIDKLIKKGDDVLYNLSRINTDLEQAKVSMIGVSNDLKFTEFLDPRVKSSLGEEEIIFPPYDAEQISDILRERAQMAYKENALDEMVIPLCAAFAAQEHGDARRALDLLRVAGEIAERENKSRVEEQHVKTAQEKIEIDRVIEVVRTLPTQSKLALYSVMLLRNNGYRNVTTGEVYNVYRQLCMHVDMDILTQRRVTDLMSELDMLGIVNAVVVSKGRYGRTKEIVLSVPITSTKKVLFEDYRLKPLDGFKPVMTTQLHL; this comes from the coding sequence ATGCAAAATAAGTCATTGGATGGTTTATTTCAGGAGTTACTGGAAAACGAACCTATTTTTAAAAACAAGGAGGTTTTAAGGCATTCTTATACTCCGGATTCACTGGTTCACAGGGACGATCAGATAAATGGTCTTGCTTCTATCTTGGTCTCGGCTTTGAGAGGAGATACCCCCTCGAACATTCTCATCTATGGTAAAACAGGCACCGGAAAAACAGCTGTGACCCGCCATGTGGGTATCGAGCTTGAAAGGAAAGGCGAATCCCTGGGGCTTTCCTGTAAAGTGGTCTACCTCAACTGTGAAGTGATCGACACCCAGTACAGGCTTCTGGCCAATCTCTCAAGACAGTTCGGCGAGGATGTCCCGATGACGGGCTGGCCGACGGATCAGGTCTTTGCAAAATTCAAGGAAGCTATTGATTCTGAAAAACAGGTTATCATTATAATTCTCGATGAGATCGACAAGCTTATCAAAAAAGGCGATGACGTCCTTTACAATCTCTCCAGGATCAACACCGACCTCGAGCAGGCAAAGGTCAGTATGATAGGTGTTTCCAACGATCTGAAATTCACGGAGTTCCTGGACCCCAGGGTCAAGAGTTCCCTGGGAGAAGAGGAGATCATTTTCCCGCCCTACGATGCCGAACAGATCAGTGATATCCTCAGGGAGAGGGCTCAGATGGCCTACAAGGAAAATGCGCTTGATGAAATGGTCATCCCCCTGTGTGCCGCATTCGCTGCTCAGGAACATGGTGATGCCAGGCGTGCACTGGATCTTCTCAGGGTTGCAGGGGAGATTGCCGAGCGTGAGAACAAGTCCCGTGTCGAGGAACAGCACGTAAAGACCGCGCAGGAGAAGATCGAGATCGATCGTGTCATTGAAGTTGTGCGCACCCTTCCCACCCAGTCCAAGCTGGCCCTTTACAGTGTCATGCTCCTGAGGAACAACGGTTACAGGAATGTTACGACAGGTGAGGTCTATAACGTGTACCGCCAGCTCTGCATGCATGTGGATATGGACATCCTCACGCAGCGCAGGGTGACAGATCTCATGTCCGAGCTTGATATGCTTGGCATCGTCAACGCGGTTGTCGTGAGCAAGGGCAGGTACGGCAGGACAAAGGAAATAGTCCTGAGCGTTCCCATTACAAGCACCAAAAAAGTGTTGTTCGAGGATTACAGGCTCAAACCGCTTGACGGTTTCAAGCCCGTGATGACAACCCAGCTGCATCTGTGA
- the pylD gene encoding 3-methylornithyl-N6-L-lysine dehydrogenase PylD — MALLTPQDLENLSVQLEENDATIKKVTGLDVRGICGELYGTKPDSQKIGIIPISSGEGIIGNFASSLLFIAQYFGLNGFITEHPDITGYYEAVSQGADIILMADDHMFVAHNLRNGRIASNHVATGVIYAEIASRFREATSKDILVIGLGRVGYAGAAHLVRKGFNVYACDPNRAFLEKAVQELGISPYCREDRKRFSMVFEATPNPDTISEGMIEERCLVSTPGIPCGLPPEIGRKYRVDLVMEPLVIGVASMLYSVM; from the coding sequence ACACCCCAGGACCTTGAGAACCTGTCCGTGCAGCTGGAAGAGAACGATGCTACCATTAAAAAGGTCACAGGACTTGATGTCCGTGGCATATGCGGGGAACTGTATGGCACAAAACCGGATTCGCAGAAGATCGGTATCATCCCCATAAGCTCAGGAGAGGGCATCATCGGTAATTTTGCATCCTCCCTCCTGTTCATTGCACAATACTTCGGACTTAACGGGTTCATTACAGAACATCCGGACATAACCGGCTATTACGAGGCAGTCTCCCAGGGAGCCGATATAATACTAATGGCAGACGACCACATGTTCGTCGCGCATAACCTGCGCAACGGCAGGATCGCGAGCAATCACGTTGCCACGGGTGTCATCTATGCCGAGATCGCTTCCAGGTTCAGGGAGGCAACATCAAAGGATATTCTTGTCATAGGCCTTGGCAGGGTGGGTTATGCAGGTGCTGCACATCTTGTCAGGAAAGGGTTCAATGTGTATGCCTGCGACCCTAACAGGGCATTCCTGGAAAAGGCCGTGCAGGAGCTGGGAATCAGTCCTTACTGCAGGGAGGACAGGAAGAGGTTCTCCATGGTCTTTGAGGCTACCCCCAATCCGGACACCATATCCGAAGGCATGATCGAGGAAAGGTGCCTGGTATCGACACCTGGCATACCCTGTGGCCTGCCTCCGGAGATCGGTAGGAAGTACCGTGTGGACCTTGTCATGGAACCCCTGGTCATAGGGGTGGCATCTATGCTGTATTCGGTTATGTAA